The following are encoded in a window of Butyrivibrio sp. AE3004 genomic DNA:
- a CDS encoding metallophosphoesterase: MEGIKKALATYAISDLHGQYNMFLKLLEKVEFSDKDELYMLGDAIDRGPDGIKILKHVMNAKNMHFLLGNHEFMMLNGVAPDGSATVDYGKLPGKDSVLWVFRNGGNKTYFKYKLLKKDERIELLTWLRSCPLSTKVTVNGTTYILTHSFFKEDKIDVPYGEIDYQTAWDIVWQSPFRWDVYMDNKEYTTYEPWIFIIGHVPTCHADEAEGWRPLGIYLEDNIIDIDGCCAHYDNNDKYYKGGILLRLDDLKAFTITFDELEKRG, from the coding sequence TTGGAAGGAATAAAGAAAGCATTGGCAACATATGCAATATCAGACCTGCACGGGCAGTACAATATGTTCTTAAAGCTCCTTGAGAAGGTGGAGTTTTCAGATAAGGATGAGCTTTATATGCTAGGAGATGCCATTGACAGAGGACCAGATGGGATAAAAATCCTTAAGCATGTGATGAATGCTAAAAATATGCATTTCCTTTTGGGAAATCATGAGTTCATGATGCTAAACGGTGTTGCCCCTGATGGGAGTGCGACCGTAGACTATGGGAAGCTCCCAGGGAAAGATTCCGTCCTTTGGGTATTTCGAAATGGCGGAAATAAGACATATTTTAAGTATAAGCTCCTCAAAAAGGATGAGCGTATAGAGCTTCTTACCTGGCTAAGGTCATGTCCTCTTTCAACGAAGGTCACGGTAAATGGTACAACGTATATTCTTACGCATTCATTTTTCAAAGAAGATAAGATAGATGTTCCTTATGGTGAAATTGATTATCAGACTGCATGGGATATAGTGTGGCAGTCGCCTTTTCGCTGGGATGTGTATATGGATAATAAGGAGTACACGACATATGAGCCATGGATTTTCATTATAGGACATGTGCCAACCTGTCATGCTGACGAAGCGGAAGGATGGAGACCTTTAGGAATATACCTTGAGGACAATATCATCGACATTGATGGTTGCTGTGCCCACTATGACAATAACGATAAGTACTATAAGGGCGGGATATTGCTAAGACTTGATGATTTAAAGGCATTTACAATTACTTTTGATGAGCTTGAAAAAAGGGGATAA
- a CDS encoding LytTR family DNA-binding domain-containing protein: MIASSKKGANFMKVNVDISPQYKDPYAVIYTERVTPDIQRMIDMLGSYDSPITALQSNGDIVILQPAEIYMVRVENTENIIYTERKQYRSRKRLYEIGEQLGNQFMQISKSTLINLSCMDSIEPGFSGTLLLKLKNGCKDYVSRKYLSEFKKYLGL; the protein is encoded by the coding sequence ATGATTGCATCATCAAAGAAAGGAGCAAACTTCATGAAGGTTAACGTAGATATATCTCCACAATACAAGGATCCATATGCTGTGATATACACAGAAAGGGTAACCCCGGACATACAGCGTATGATCGATATGCTCGGCTCATATGACAGCCCGATTACAGCTTTGCAAAGCAACGGAGACATAGTGATCCTGCAGCCTGCAGAAATCTATATGGTCAGGGTGGAAAACACAGAAAACATAATCTATACGGAAAGGAAGCAGTACAGGTCACGAAAAAGACTCTACGAGATCGGCGAACAGCTTGGTAACCAGTTCATGCAGATATCAAAATCCACCCTCATAAATCTCTCATGCATGGACAGCATAGAGCCCGGTTTTAGCGGAACGCTCCTATTAAAGCTAAAAAATGGCTGTAAAGATTATGTTTCAAGAAAGTATCTGTCAGAATTTAAAAAATATCTAGGACTATAA
- a CDS encoding DUF3021 domain-containing protein produces MKEVVKRAVLGIGIAMLFFCISGIIFDINGGGTFTLTNYQFTKMVLGCIIVGIGFGVPTIVYDAENIPMPLRVLIHMGIGCIIYTIVAFNVGWVNASTPAQGIIVIGAQLLVAFITWFLFMRHYSAEAKKMNDRIQALK; encoded by the coding sequence ATGAAAGAAGTTGTAAAAAGAGCAGTTCTTGGAATAGGTATCGCAATGTTATTCTTTTGTATCTCAGGAATTATTTTCGACATAAACGGCGGCGGAACATTTACGCTTACCAACTACCAGTTCACCAAAATGGTACTTGGATGCATAATCGTCGGCATAGGATTTGGTGTCCCGACAATAGTTTATGATGCTGAAAACATCCCAATGCCCTTAAGGGTACTGATCCACATGGGCATTGGCTGCATAATCTATACCATAGTGGCATTCAATGTTGGCTGGGTAAACGCATCAACACCCGCCCAGGGCATAATTGTGATCGGAGCACAGCTCCTTGTTGCTTTTATCACCTGGTTCCTCTTCATGAGACATTACAGCGCTGAGGCAAAAAAGATGAATGACAGAATTCAGGCATTAAAATAA
- a CDS encoding GNAT family N-acetyltransferase encodes MITMQKLGMDSYDAILEFDKLCFTKVSWWLDLLKNDRNTYYALMDDNKIIGNLATYNWSGKDNYMKIMGISVHPDHRNKGLATELMKYAEEECISSGLKNICIEILPDNLAMLRVLKKCGYEKDNYVNPIYGPQETHNYFYTNPSYTEPSKTKKQSKNKSAQPKKVINITVNPSDKVALTDSKFGGYPYWPQDKEYPVSMKGEKLILLAQINLSDVKNPLLPKEGLLQFFIGCDDVYGCSYDDDKDFKVIYHKDIDPAVSEESVKSLGIRSAADLNREKDEYFPLCDCYGITFEEGIDKKAGKDSDEDEGITGNKIFGYPFFTQDDPRDDGKYDTLLFQMDSCYGDGYEIMWGDSGVGHFL; translated from the coding sequence ATGATCACAATGCAAAAACTCGGAATGGATTCCTACGATGCCATTCTGGAATTTGATAAACTCTGCTTTACAAAAGTCAGTTGGTGGCTCGATCTTTTGAAGAATGATAGAAATACTTACTATGCTCTTATGGACGATAACAAGATAATAGGAAATCTCGCCACCTACAACTGGAGCGGTAAAGACAATTATATGAAAATCATGGGAATTTCCGTGCACCCCGATCACAGAAATAAGGGCCTTGCTACAGAGCTTATGAAATATGCTGAGGAAGAATGCATATCATCAGGACTAAAAAACATCTGCATAGAGATACTCCCTGATAATCTTGCCATGCTAAGGGTTTTAAAAAAATGCGGTTATGAAAAAGATAATTATGTTAATCCCATTTATGGTCCGCAAGAAACTCATAACTATTTTTATACCAATCCTTCCTACACTGAGCCATCTAAAACTAAAAAACAAAGCAAAAATAAGTCTGCTCAGCCCAAAAAAGTGATTAATATTACGGTTAATCCTTCAGATAAAGTAGCCCTTACAGACAGCAAGTTCGGAGGATATCCTTACTGGCCACAAGACAAGGAATACCCTGTTAGCATGAAGGGTGAAAAACTCATACTCCTTGCCCAGATAAACCTAAGTGATGTAAAAAATCCTCTTCTTCCAAAGGAAGGACTATTACAGTTCTTCATAGGCTGCGATGATGTTTATGGCTGTAGCTATGATGATGACAAGGACTTCAAAGTTATATATCACAAAGATATTGATCCGGCTGTATCTGAGGAATCAGTAAAAAGCCTTGGTATCCGATCTGCCGCTGATCTAAATAGGGAAAAGGATGAATATTTCCCGCTCTGTGACTGCTATGGTATCACCTTTGAAGAAGGTATTGATAAGAAAGCCGGTAAAGACTCCGATGAAGATGAAGGCATCACCGGCAATAAAATATTTGGCTATCCCTTCTTTACCCAGGATGATCCTCGAGACGATGGTAAATATGATACCCTCCTTTTCCAGATGGATTCCTGTTATGGCGATGGATACGAGATCATGTGGGGAGACTCAGGAGTAGGTCACTTTTTATAG
- a CDS encoding ATP-binding protein — protein sequence MLKRKVTEQLKNWISAKDKKCLIVKGARQTGKTYIIEQFARDNYEETVEINFKETPSAAEIFSGDLTVDSMVMALRFRFPEKKIVPDKTLIFLDEIQECPEAITSLKFWATDNRYDVIASGSLLGIDYKRSSSYPVGYVDYITMHGLDFEEYLWGLGISDDMIRSLQSFFSEKKAVPEGIHNQMMSYYRQYIATGGMPEAVQKYIDSKDYREVDKVQRSLLQGYLYDIAHYATAEEKVKAEKCYLSLSKQLLDKKNHKFQYKEIEHGARAQKYYSSIDWLLRADIIQLCRLVSDMRYDLDDYARDDFFRAYTTDLSLLIAMKDFSLKQHIVENTLSGSTKGGLFECAIADALIKKDYSLFFYKNETTKKEIDFLIQKDGKVIPIEVKSGNTRATSLNSVIKNKSDIDFGYKFIDGNIGVGDAGIITLPLYMALFI from the coding sequence ATGCTAAAAAGAAAAGTTACTGAGCAGCTGAAAAACTGGATTTCCGCCAAAGATAAGAAATGCCTTATCGTCAAAGGCGCTCGCCAGACTGGAAAAACATATATAATTGAGCAATTCGCCCGTGATAACTACGAAGAAACCGTTGAAATCAACTTTAAAGAGACTCCTTCAGCCGCTGAGATTTTCTCAGGTGATCTGACTGTTGATAGCATGGTCATGGCATTAAGATTCAGATTTCCGGAAAAGAAAATTGTTCCTGATAAAACGCTTATCTTTTTAGACGAGATCCAGGAATGTCCGGAAGCCATAACTTCACTTAAGTTCTGGGCTACAGATAACAGATATGACGTAATAGCTTCAGGCTCTCTTCTGGGTATAGATTACAAAAGATCATCATCCTACCCCGTAGGGTATGTTGATTACATCACAATGCATGGACTTGATTTCGAAGAATACCTCTGGGGACTTGGCATTTCTGATGACATGATAAGATCACTTCAATCCTTTTTTTCCGAGAAGAAGGCTGTTCCGGAAGGCATCCACAATCAGATGATGTCATATTACAGACAGTATATCGCCACCGGTGGTATGCCTGAAGCTGTTCAAAAATATATAGATTCCAAAGATTACAGGGAAGTAGATAAGGTACAGCGGAGCCTCCTGCAGGGTTATTTGTATGATATAGCTCATTACGCAACTGCTGAAGAAAAGGTAAAGGCAGAAAAATGCTATCTTTCCCTTTCAAAGCAGCTCCTTGATAAGAAAAACCATAAATTTCAGTATAAAGAGATTGAACATGGCGCAAGGGCTCAGAAGTATTACTCAAGCATAGACTGGCTCCTAAGAGCAGATATCATCCAGCTCTGCCGGCTTGTTTCTGATATGCGCTATGATCTTGATGATTATGCAAGAGACGACTTTTTCCGGGCGTATACCACTGATCTATCTCTGCTTATTGCCATGAAAGATTTTTCACTAAAGCAGCATATCGTTGAAAACACGCTTTCCGGAAGCACAAAAGGTGGATTGTTTGAGTGCGCCATTGCAGATGCTCTGATCAAAAAAGATTACTCTCTTTTCTTCTATAAAAATGAAACAACTAAAAAGGAAATAGATTTTCTGATTCAAAAAGATGGCAAGGTCATTCCAATAGAAGTAAAGAGCGGTAATACGCGTGCTACATCGCTTAATTCTGTGATAAAAAATAAATCCGATATAGATTTTGGATATAAGTTCATAGATGGCAACATAGGCGTAGGAGACGCAGGAATAATCACCCTTCCGTTATACATGGCTCTATTCATTTAA